CCAAACATAGCCCGCGCGACGCTTTTGTCGCCGCTATTGGCACCGCGTTGCAAGGCGGCACTTACACGCCAGACGGTTACACAGCCCCCAGCGCCAGCGCGCCAGAAACTGCCGAACGCAGCGTCATCGACCGGTTGGCGGACCTGACCCCGCAACAAGCGCGCATCCTGGCGTTGGTTTGCGAAGGCTACCTGAACAAACAGATCGCCTATGAACTGTCGATTACCGAAACCACGGTCAAGGCACATGTGACTGCGATCTTGCGCAAGCTGGGCGCGCAAAGCCGCACGCAAGCGGTGCGCATCGCCAATTCAGCCAGCTTTGCCGAGATCTTGCGGAAATAGCGGCGGGCTTGCCTTGCCTGCGTTATGACGTAGGCTTGCCCCGTCGGGGCAAAAAACGCAAGCAAGGGGGGGGGCGGCGCGAATGACACGACCGGGCATCATGCGCCGCGCGCAATCCGTGCGGCCCAAGACCGCAGATGCGATTGCCGAAGTCCTGATCGGGCTTGCCCCAGAGGACTTGGCGCTGATCGTGCTGTTCGTGGGCGAAGGGCATGACCTGCGCCAGATTG
This genomic window from Roseibaca calidilacus contains:
- a CDS encoding response regulator, which produces MILVIDDHPLFCEALQMTLSESLGLPQVATAATLDAGLQALAAGPMADAIVLDLNLPDVAGLDGLTRLRNMAPGVPVVVVSSMSDDRIIAAVMHAGAAGFVPKHSPRDAFVAAIGTALQGGTYTPDGYTAPSASAPETAERSVIDRLADLTPQQARILALVCEGYLNKQIAYELSITETTVKAHVTAILRKLGAQSRTQAVRIANSASFAEILRK